The nucleotide sequence TGCCTTATACTTATCACCATACAATAACCAAAGTTCATAAAACTTACTCATCAGTTTTACGGTAAATATATCATCTACATTCCATAAGCTTGTGATAAACGTATGGGCTCCAGCAACACTAAAAGCATACTGAAGGCTAGTAATCCCATCATCGTCTTCATTAGAAACCACACCGGTATTACACGCAGACAAAACCACTAATTCTGTTTTATCTAAATTTAACCCTGTTACTTCAAAAGCGGATAAAATTCCATCTATTCCTTCAGAATAATCTAAAGTCAAAGTATCGTTTAGGTTTGAAGATTCTGATAAAAAAAGACCCGACCTAAGAAGGTTATAATCAGTTACCACATTTTCGCTTTGTAAGAAAAAGCCATGCGTAGCTACATGTAAAATATATGGGGAACGTTTTAATTGCTTGATATTTTTTTCTGTTGCTTTCTTATTTAGATAAACCTCAGTTTCCCACCCTTTGTTTACTAAAATTTCATCTATCTTTTTTATTTCCTTTTCTGTGCCTGGCAAGTTGGTGATGGGTACTTGAATATTACCTACACCTTTTAAAGTTGGAGCTCCTCTTTCATCATCATTATTACTTGTATTATTAAATACAGGTGCTCCCAATAGAACAGCATAATCATCTTTTGAAAAGGTGTTTTCCCTTTTAAAGTCTCCGAGTTCCAAAGCCGTTGACATCAAAATAATCTCCTCCTCCTGAATAAGAAATTTCTTAGTTACTGGATTTTGAAAAGTATTAATGTTCACTTTATTATAAATACCATATGGACAAAAAAGGATAGTAGAATGATTGGGTAAAAGGCTATCTAACTTTACTTGAATTGGCTCCCATAAACTTGCATATGCTCTCTCCCCTGTAGGTTTATTGATTCTTATTCCTCTTGATTGTCTTTCTGTTTCTTTATACCAATCTTCACTTTTCTCTATGAGCTGTAGCAAGTCTTCCTCCTCTCCTATCCTAACTATAAATGGATAAGATTTATTCTTTATCAGAATTGTTGCAAAATATTCTACGTCCTTTTTATTGTAGTCATATACTTTGATCACTTCTACAAAAGACTCTGATTCTTCTAGCTTATTTTGTATATCATGCCAATTCTTGATTTGTGATTCTTCATCGTTTATTTCAATTTCTGAAGAAGCCAATAACAATGATTTTTCAAGTTCTACTACCCTTTGTTTTAGTTCAATAGGATGTTCTCTTTGTTGTATTCGTTCTTCGTCGCTCATAAAATACAAGCAAGATAACTGCGATCGTAACTGTATAAGTTTCTCCAAATAAGGGAATATGGCTCCTTCACCTTTTATCTTTTCTAGGGCGATCAATTTCTTCTTGGAGATCTTTGAACGGTACTTCAATATCGTTTTGTTAGCTATATTAAAGTTGATGTATAAGTTTAATATCTCTGGTGTAATTGCCTCGCCTTTATCATAAATGATTGCATTAAAAATGTCTCCAACGTCGTTCGTTCGTTTTAGAAAAAGTACCCTTTCCTGTTCATTAGAATATAGTAACGTCTTCTGATAGAAACTCAACCTGTTTTGCAAGGCCTGCTTCATATAGGAAATCATTTGTTCATCGTCTCCTTTGATCGAATATAAATAAGCTAAATGTGCCAAAAGTGATGCATATATTACTGTGTTTTCATCACATCGATAGAGTATCGCATTAAATATGGTCTTAGCTTCTTCATATTTTTTTAACTGAACTAGTGCTTTAGCTTTTAAGAATTTTAATCGAACTACATGTACTTCTGTATCTGACAAATAGTTCTCTTTTGCGATTTTAATGGCTTTATCATAATAATTAATTGCTTCCCTGTATTTCTCTTGTTTAGATAAAGACCAACCTTTTAAACCAAAAACCATAAGCATAAAAGCATGGTCCTGAGAAAATTTCTTTGATATTATTTTCTCTGCTTGTTTAAAGCTTTCTTCTGCCAGCTTGTAATCACCTTTTTCAACTAAATTCCATGCTAAATTATATTGATAGATAGAATATGCAGTAGTATGTGTTTTTCCTGTGGATACTAAATATCTATAATTCTCAAAAAGCTTTTCTCTTCCATCAACAGGGTTCCCATATAAGAAATTATAATCCACATAAATACTCACTGAGATAGTATACTCATCATGGTATTTCTCCATTCGGTTATCCATTAGATTATAAAACTCTGATAGAAGGATCTCATGCTGAACAAAATTCCCATTTAGAAACTCCTGTCTCGCCTTTGTAACTAAATAAAATAAATATATGTCTCCACTTTTTTTGATGTACTTACTCACATCCCTCATATGAAAACTTGCGATTTCATATTCACCGATGATAAGATATACATTTACTAATTCTAGTTGTGCCCTTTTGTATGCAGATTGATGGTAATTTCTTAAAGAATAGATTTGAAGAGCTTCTTTTAGGTTTTCAGTAGCTAATTGATAATGAGACATTTTTTTATTTACCGTTGCCATCAAACTCAAAATATTTGCATAGAGAATCTGGTTTTTCCCCAAGACATGAATAGCTCTTTCTTTTGCCTGTTTATAAACTTCAATTGCCTTCTCGAAATCTTCCGTTTTAGCGTAACAATCTCCTAGAACTGTTAACATTAGTAGGTATTGAGATGTGTTTTGAAGCTCATTCTTTTCAAGGTCTTTTTTTATAGTAGCAAGTAGTGTTTCTGCTTTATTGAAACGCCCCTGTTGTAACATCATTTTTGCCCAATAAATCTGATAGCTAGTAAAATTAAGGTAGAAATCTTGCTCAATTTTATAATCTTTCATCATGGATAATGACTGCTTGAATTTCTGATCTGACAACACTATATCTCCATTTAATCCATGTAAAAAACCTTCGTTAAATAAGGTCATACTATAAATGGGGTTATCATAGCCTACTGTTTTCTTGTGTAGTGTATTTATTGTTCTCAATAAGATTTCGGCCTTATCTTCTTCCCCTATAATTAGATAAGTACCCACTAGGAAATTTGTCGCCAAACAGTAATCAGGATACATTGATCCTGCCGAATTATCCATGACATCAAGTGACTTCTTAAAATATCGAATGGCTTCTTGGTAGTTTTGTTTCTCTACATAGATTCTACCTAAATAAATATAAGGCAATACTAGCTTGATGCTATACTCATCGTCCGTTTCTCTTAATACTCTTTCTATACTGTAGATCAGATAGTTTTCAGCTTTATCTAGTTGACCTTGAGTACGGTATTCGTTTAAAATATTATGATCAAATACAGGCTTAAACTCTTGTCCAAAAGCATGTAATGATACGAATATAAACAGCAGTAATATAGTTCTATAAATAGTTTTTTGGGGCATCAATAGTAATCAGGTGATTTGCTCTTTAATTAAGTTACGAATTAATTTATCATCACAAAAGCTCCCCAGAAGTAAGGCCTTTTATAACGGGCCATAATATCTAATTGAGCTTGGTAAAAAGCCTTATGTCGATCTCCCATTACATTCCAATGCTCATAGAATTTTGTCATTAACTCTTTCGTTGCTCTGTCATCAACACTCCATAAACTCATCACAACAGAATGTACTCCAGCAATAGAAAACGCATATTGTAAACCGGAAATCCCTTCTCCTTCGGTCACCTCAGAAACACCCGATTGACAAGCAGACAATATCAGAAGCTCAGTATTGGATAAATTTAACCCTGCCACTTCGTAAGCAGTCAAAATACCATCAAGGCCTGAATTATAAATTTCATTTAAGCTTTTAGTATCAGTCTGAATAAACTCTGAGAAGAATAAGCCTGATCGGAGCATTGGGTTATTGGAGACAGAATACCTCATTTTATTTAGAAAGAATCCATGAGTTGCTATATGCAATACCGTTGGAGAAGTCTTCAAGGTCTTAATTAATTCTTCGGTGGCTGCTTCTCTTGTAAAAACTTCTACTTTCCAATTATTTTTCATCAATAACTTTTCAGAAATTTCTATCTCTTCCCCAGTTCCGGGCAGTTCGTCTAATTGGATTTTCAGACCTTTACTTTTTGTTGCTCTAGTACCATTCTCGGAAAGATTGTTTTCTTCAAACACCGGATTACCTATTAATACAGCATTTTTCTTCCTGGGCATCTCTTGGTTTCTCGTACTACTTAGTAATTCTGTAGAACCATTTAATTGTTTGATATATTCTTCTTGAATAAGGTATTGCTCCGTCATTTCGTTCTGAAGTGTGTTTACATTAATGAGGTTGTATATACCATCAGCTATAAAATAAATTGTATTGTACTTTTCCTTTCGTGTTTTGAGAAAGTTTGAAATTGGTTTCCAATAAATTTTATAGGGACTACTTTCTTCTTCAGCTTCTACCATCACCATATTTCTACCTAAAGGTGTAGATTTTCTTTGGTAGATTGAAAACGCCTCATTTTCTAATTGTTCACTCTTCCCAATAGGTACATACATAGGATACTCTGCATTCTTATCCACTACTAGTGCAATATATCTAGATGTATTACCTAGTGATGTTCGTAGCTTTACTATCTCTATAACTACTTCACCTTCTTTTAATACATTTTTGATATCCTTCCAGCCTTTATAAATAAGATCAGACTGTTGATTGACATAAGCATTACTCGCCAAAACTAGAGACTTTTCTAGGTTATTGATATTATCTAACAATAAGTAAGGATCAACTCCCAGTTCTTTTCGTTGTTGTACCGACATATAATTTAATGCTGCAATACCATCTCTAAGCGATAACATTTTACTTAGATAAGCGGGAAAACCTTGGGCAACTCTATCGTCTTTATACTTGTATAAGTGCTTATTTCTTTCTCTTGTTTCGACCAAAAAGAAGCTTCTAAATTTTAAGTGGATATCATAACAGTTTTTCAACATCAAAGGAGTTACATTATCTCCCATCATGTACATAATATCATAGAAGACATCAAATAAGCTTCCTGTTTGGTGTAGGTACTTAATCTTATCTTGAGAGCTAGAATATTTCATGGTATTATCATAAAATTTCAAGCGTGCTTGGATGGCCGAGATAATCATCTCTTCTGCTTTATCCCAATTTCCTAACAATGCGTTAGTGTAGGCAATACCACCATTCACCATAGTATCCAAGATAGTTCCCGTTGTCACCTTTTCATCCAACTCTATAAAAATATCTAAGGCGTCTTGGTATTTTTGTTCTTTTATGAGGAGGTTAGCATAACTGATTTGGGTGTAAATAAAATGAACATCATATGCAGTTACTTTTTCTTTAAAGATTGAAAATGCAATACCGAAATAATAATTCGCTGAATCTAATTTCCCTTGTTCTGAATAAATATTTGCAAGTTCTTCACTATTGTATGCCTTTAAAATCGATGTATCAAGGTTTAAGAAATCAATGAGTTCATTTGATGATTTTAGATTTGAAATAGCTTCTTTAGTAGCTCCCTTTCTCCTATCAGTAAAACCTTTACAATACAGAGTCTCAGCAAAATTTAAAGTAGAATCTTGATCAATTCTCTTTAATAGCTTAATCCCTTTATTAATAATATTTTCAGCCTTATCTGTTCTTCCTGTGTAAGCCAAAAGTTCGACGTAATCGAGATTTGTTTCTAAAAAGAAGCGAGTATGAGTCATGTTCTTATCAAGCATTCTTGCTAGAGTTTGAGAGAAAATCAGCTCGGATTCTACAAATTCTCCCTTAATGATCAATAAGCGGGCAGTTGTTATTTGAAAAGCATCATTTTGCTTTACCTCTTCTTCTCCTACTGCTTGTTGAATAGTGTTGAGATAATCCTCAGCCAGTTTATACTCTCCCCTTTTTAGTGCTACATTGGCTAAAATCACTAAACAAGATGTATATCTGACTACCTCTGTTTCATCCATCTTATAGATTTCACTGGCCGATTCCAGCAAAGGAGTAGCTTTATCAAATTGACTAATTTCAGCATATAGATTACCTATACGTTCTTCTACTGCGGCATATGCAAAATGATTTGTCCCTACCATCTTCTTCACATGAAATTCAGCATCTTTATAACTTTCCAATGCTTTATCATAGAAACCTGCTAAGCGATAAGCATCTCCCAAAACCAACAAACATCTGCTATAATTAGGGGAATTCTCTCTTTTTTTTGCGTCTAATTCACTTAATGTCTTCTGCATCAAATCAATTGCTTGATCATGTCGAAAAGAAATAGAATAAAGATGTGACAAATGAATATCCACCTCTTCAAAGTCTTTATCAAAAGACCTTCTATATTTCATATTTATGGCTATTCTTTTAGCATCAAGCATATATTGTTCAGCCTTCTCGAAACTTCCCTCATAAGAATAAATCATACCCCAATTCATTAGATAATGGGCATAATTAATAGAATTTTGACCTATCGTTTTATCGATAATAATCTTAATCTCTTTTAAAAGTTTCTTTGGGTATTCAACTTGTCCTAATCGAATATAACACGTCGCTAAATAATTTAAAGAAATTGCATAATCAGGGTATAACCATCCTGTGGTTTCTTCTAAAATATCTGCAGAATATTGAAAATGATTTAAGGCCTCTCCGTACTCTTGGCGTTCTAAACAAACTCTACCTAAAGAGAACCTTGCTATGTTTTCATGGATAGACATTTCTCCATGTTGTGCTTGCATAGCTTCTACCCATTCCCAAGAGTTTTTCTTTGCCAGATCTAATTCCCCTTTATTGATAAGGGTTTGGATTGCTTCCATTGTAAATGGATTTCCAAAATCTTCTGCTTTGAGACTTTTAGGAATTAATAAAACAATTAGTAATAAAAATATTGTTCGTAGAGTGTGGGTCATTTCTGTGTAGTTCTATACCAAGTCTATATAAAATTGAAGAGAAGTAATTTACTATTAAAAAATCATAAAACAGTACTTTTTTATGATTTTCAATGACCAAAATTGATAAAAACAGTGTCCTGTATTTAAGCTATTGAAACACTTTAATGTTAATAATATGGAATTTTAACTTAAAAATGATACATTTTAGAAACATTGTAACTATTTTTGTGAAATATATTTCAATTGCTTAAAATGATTCGACACATATGGAAACAATTATTCTTACATTTATCACCATTATTGCCATTTACAGTGCTATTAAAATCACTTCTTGGTATAAATATTTAGGTTTAAGCTCAGTAGAAGCCATTTCACTTTCTATTTTAACATCTTTCTTTATGGTGATTACTGTAGGGAAGTTAGTAAAGGAAGTATTAGTAGGTTTACATTATTTACCTGCATAACAAATAGCAATAGCCACTTCATTTCCGATAGTTTTTAAGTCAAATTCCCAGTTATTATCTTCCCCAATTTGTAATTGCCATTTACCATTCACGTACCAAAAGCTGAAATTGTCTAATAAATAGGATTTATCTGTTGCCTTGATGAAAGCCTCTTTCATTGTAAACAGCTGAAAAAGAGCAATTTTTCTCGCATCCTCATTTTGAATAGATTTTATCTCATTAATTTCTTGTTCTGATAAAAACCATTTCAATTTATCCTCATCCAGTTTTGAAATAGGCTCTAGGTCTATACCTATTGGCTGTTGTGATGTTACTACTACTAAGTACCCGTTACTATGTGAAATATTGAAGTGATAGTTTTTCTTTCCATAAATATTTGAGAGGAATGGTTTCCCATTTTTTGTGTATGAAAAAGAAATTTGTTTTGGTTTAAGTCCTAATTCTTTTGCTAGAATGTGTTTTAGGAAAGTTCTTGCTTTTAAAAACTCCTCTTTTTTTATCGGAGAAATAAATCGTTTGTATCGTTTAAGTTCATCCCCATCTAATAATGCAAGTTCTCCTTGAATCGAATCAACAGTAGTCGTGTTTAAATTATATGGTTTTGTATCTGTCATAAATCAGGTCTTGAAAATTAACTTTCTAATACGAGTAAAGAGTTAATTTAAATGATTAGTCTTTCTCTGAATTTTAAATTAACATCCAAAGCGTCCAAATTTCCAAATAATAGATCGATATTTTCGATGCTTTTGTGAGTGACTAATCTTTAAATTTTCCTATTCGTAAAAAACTCTTGATAAAAAAACACCTCATCCTTAATAAAAAGAATGAGGTATAAGGTGATATAGAAATTGATATTATTTTAGAAGACCATTTGCAATTACTTCTTCATCAGATTGTCTAATCAGACGATAATGTCCTGCCCTTTCAAGCAATTGATCATAATTAATAGAGTCTCCATTTACATCTACATTGATGATATCTTCTTCGTATGTTGGGTCATTGTATCTTTCATCCAAAATACCTACCAATGCTACCTGAGCAGCACTTTCATCCGTATAATCTGTACCCTCATATAAATAGATTCTATATGATTCACTTTCTTCTAAAAACTCTGAATAGCTACTCTTAAAAAATGCCATCCCATTGATTCTTTCATGCATCTCAATAGTAAATTCTTCTCCAGAGTAATCAATATGATTAAAATTAAATACGGAGATCGTATGTGTTCCATTTAATGCTGATGTTCCTACATCTGATAATGCGAAGTATTCTGTTCCATTATATTCAGGATCACTATCTTTATTCATTCTTACAGAATATTCAGAAGAGATAATTTCGTTATATGTTATTGGCGTACCGTCTTTTCTCTCTCTAAGGTCAAAATAGATCACTTCATCTGTATCTACTTTTGTTTTACCCAAGTGAGCTAGAATTACACCTTGTTCAAAGTAATTATCATCATTTAGATTGATCACAAAAGATGAATAAGGCTTAGAATCTCCAGTCATTTGATGAGAGAACAGTACATTTCCATTTACACGCTCTTCAAACTTCACCCATCCATTAATAAAATCTTCACTACCAGGTTTTGCAAAATCATACATCATTACTTCACCTGTTAATTCATTCCCTCCTACATCAGCTTTACCATAATATCCTTCACCTTGGACTATAGGCTTCTTTTCAATCAATAAAAAAGCATCTTCTATTGAAGCTGGTGTACTATATTCCTCAGGTAAATTAGTATAGCTATTATTATCAGAGAACATAGGAATGTTGGCCAATTCGATAAATGGATTATCAGTTTTTACTCCAGAGTTTTTAGTTCCTTCATAAAGGTCTATCACATATTCATATTGATTGTCCGGGTTTACAAGATTGACTCCGACTAACATAGGTCCGTCTGTTCTAGGAATGAATGTAGAATAACCTACGACTTCACCAGAAGCATTCGTTATTTCGTACGTTTTCTCCCCATCATAATCAAACTCATTTGTCCCTAATTCTGTGATGGATTCGATATTTAGGTCATTTTCTTTTTTGATTACTCTTAAGTGAGCATTTATTTGAGTTAACTCTTGGTAAGTATATTTTTCTGATAAATCAGTAATAGATTCTGTTTCACCTTCTGCAATTGGTGTCAGCGTTTCAATAGAAGTTGCCGAAAGGTCAATTGAACCATTATATAATTGCACTTGATATTCTTCAGAGGCTGCCTGATCTAATGTAACTCTAAGTATAATTTTTCCATCTTCATCTTCTTCCAAATTTACCGTACCATTGTACGTAAATTCTTCTGGTTGAATCATTTTATAAGATTTCGATACAATAGGTTGGTTACTTGGTATTGGATTCTCTTCATTATCACAAGAGATAAATCCAATTGTAAAAATTAGAAGTAATAAGGTAGATTTAATATAATTCATAGTATCAACAGAGTAATTAATTTTCATATACAGTTATAGAACGACAATATTTTGTTCAATGTTTAACTATTTAAATTAATTAACAACATGTGCTATCAATTAGTTCAAGGGTATTAATTAAAAATAGCACCTCCTAATTGCTCCTGACTTCCCTTTTGTTTTGATGTTGTTTTATTACCGCCTCCTATTCTGTACCTAAACGTTAATCGGACTACTTTAGACTCCCAATCATATAGTTTGTCTTCAGAAAAAGTAGGTTGATTTCTAGTCATTGCATATTGTTGAGTATCTAAGACATCATCAACAGAAAGAATTAAACTGCCTTGACCTTTCATCATAGATTGAGACAACGATGCATTGATAAAATACCTCCCTTTTACATCTCCTTGAGGGTTTTTAGAAGGTGACATGTATTTATAAGTCAGTAAAAATTGACTCCCTTTCCATAACTTCATATTTGAAGAAAGCCCGGCATTCCAATTATAACTTGTCTGATAAACACTCTCATCGACGTTTGTTCCATCAATCATATTATAGTAAATACTTAAATTACCATTGATAGACCACCAATCGTTTAATGTAAGATCGCCTACAACTTCCCAACCTGCATCTACACTTTTTTCCATATTTACAACGGTATTAATCATTACACCATTTTCTTCTGTAGTATACCACCTTGCTGGATCTGTGTATAATTTGTAAAATAAAGATGTTTTGATATTAAACTTTTCTTTATTTATTGCATACCCTATCTCAAATATATCCAAAAATGTGGCATCTAGCTCTGGGTTACCTTGCTGAATATAGCTCGGGTTTGATGTATCTTCAAAAGGATTAATCATTCTCATCCCTGGACGTTGAACTTTTCTACTATATGAGAAAAATACATTGTCATATTCTCCTAAGCCTTGTTTTAAGTTGAGACTTGGATAGATCTTGAAGTAATCATTTTCGTATACTTTTGATGGATCTGACTCCAAGTAAGAACGAATAAAGGTTTGCTCTACTCTAACACCCACCTGATAACTAAATTTATTTTTGTTACCCGATACCATTGCATATCCTGCTGTAACATGTTCATTATAATTGAAGATATTATTTCTATCCTCATTAGGAATATAGCCTCCCGTATTTTCGTCATAATCTAAGACATACAACCCCTGAGATTTTCCTCTGTAGGTCTGTTTGAATCCCGTTTCTAATCGTAAACCATTACCTAATAGACGAGAATAATCTGTTTGAAAGGCAAAATTATTGAAAGTAGCTGTAGTGTTATTATACTCGGAGGTTCCCATGGTTTTATCTACATCTACATCTCCAGCTGCAAATGCTAAACTCATGGCTAACTCCTCACCTTCTCTATCCGTTGTATGAAGATAATCTAAACGTCCATCCACCTTAAACTTCTGACCTACATTAGTATTGTAAACTGAAGAAGAATCAGGCCTACCTTGATCAATTGTTTCTATTGTTGTGAGGTCTCCGTATCTACCCCAATCAATCCAGACTAAGTTAGCGGCTACATTTAATGAGTTCTTTTCATTAAAATCATATTGACCGCCAAGTGAAAGGTTATGCTTTTCAAAATTATTATCTCCATAATATTGCTGATCTGTATTTTTGAAAGGTTCGTCCTCTCCAAAATTTTTCAGATTAGCATCCATAGAAGTGTACCTATTTTCTTGTTTATAATTATATCCTAAGTTTAAGGATAACTTTCCATCTTGTTTGTTTAATCCTATACCAGCATCGTATTTATCATTAGTTCCAGTACCCAATAAAATATTGGCCGAACTACTTTTTAAGTTTGCACTAAAAGTGGAAATATTAATGATTCCTCCAGTTCCATCAGCATCATATCGAGCAGAAGGGTTAGAGATAATATCGATGTACTCAATATCATCTATGAGAATTTGTTCTAATATAGGACCATACTCACCAGACTGACTTGCAGGTCTATTATTAATAAAGATTTGGACTCCAGTGTTACCTCTATAACTTACAACACCGTCTGCATCTACATCAACAGCGGGTATTAGTTTTAAGGCATCAATGGCATTTCCATCAATGATTTTGATGTTTTTCCCTATTTCATATCGGTCATTATTACTTGGAGGTTTACTACTTCCAGAGTGTTCTTTCTGAGACTGAGCTAATAATGATGTTCCGTACGATAATAAAATTAACAATAACAGGTTTCGTAGCATTCGCGTATAAGTTTACAACAAATAATACGACATCAAACAATATTAAGTATAAACTATTTAATCATGTTTGCAGTTAGAATGTTAATTTTAATACGTAATAATAGAATTTAACGCAATTAAACAAAATAGACCATCAGCATTGCATATATGATAGACATCATACAATCCAACAAACCAACCCCTATATTTCTATCTTTTACCAATTCATTATAGAGGTCAGATTTAGGTATAATTACTTTATCAAATAGGATTGTTGAGAAGAATAAAAGTATAGTCATGATTGAACAATCAATAAACATACTCACAAAAGTTTCTTTCCAACCCAAGAATTCTTTTCCCAACGTCATCATTACAATCAAACCAATAGCTATCATTTTACCGGCAACACTTAGTGAGATAGAAACATTTTGGGATTTAAGATCCGATTGTATATCATACCTTGAGAATTTAACGAACCCTTTTGTATAGGATACTAAAAATATCTGACCGATAAAGTAAAATAAAACGGCTTCTCCTGGACCTCCATCATCGCCAGCTATTGCACTCCCAATCATTAACCCTGTTGCGATATAAGAAGCCAATTGAACTATGCCCACCGCTATATTCTTCTTTTCCCGTATTTCTGTCATATTTGATATATGATGAAAAATAAGGTGATCATTAATAAATCGGGAAACAAACATAGCTAGTACTCCTCCAAATGAATACCCTCCAACAACTAATAAATCTTTCCATAAACCTTGTGATGAACCCATTGAGGCTCCAAGAAATACAATAGATACTCCAATGAAGTATCCTGTCATACTAACACTATAAGCTACATTATCTTTATCCGTAAGTTCTTTATTTACATCATATCTAGTCACCAGCCCCAATATTATTCTAGCAAAAATTAATACCAGACTAAATAATAGAATATAAGCTAATGTTTCTCCCCATTTATCGATTTCAAAATCGGTTATACTATACATAATGTTCAGATTGAAGTCAGATTTATAATTCAAGGAAACTATCCTTTCTTAATCAAATATATTCATTTCCAATATTGAAACGAACACGTATCTCATACTGAATTTAAAAAAAAGTAGAAAATAAAAGAGGCTATCCCAAAATAAAGTTTCTGAGATAGCCTCCTTTTTATAAGAAAATTAATTAACCTCTTGTAAAGATCCATTCATCTCCTTTAGATAATTCGTCATTATAGATATATCCTTCATAATTGAAACCTTTCAATTGCTCAGGGTCCGTAATCTTATTATCGACAATATACCTCACCATTAGTCCTCTCGCTTT is from Flammeovirga agarivorans and encodes:
- a CDS encoding CHAT domain-containing protein, with protein sequence MPQKTIYRTILLLFIFVSLHAFGQEFKPVFDHNILNEYRTQGQLDKAENYLIYSIERVLRETDDEYSIKLVLPYIYLGRIYVEKQNYQEAIRYFKKSLDVMDNSAGSMYPDYCLATNFLVGTYLIIGEEDKAEILLRTINTLHKKTVGYDNPIYSMTLFNEGFLHGLNGDIVLSDQKFKQSLSMMKDYKIEQDFYLNFTSYQIYWAKMMLQQGRFNKAETLLATIKKDLEKNELQNTSQYLLMLTVLGDCYAKTEDFEKAIEVYKQAKERAIHVLGKNQILYANILSLMATVNKKMSHYQLATENLKEALQIYSLRNYHQSAYKRAQLELVNVYLIIGEYEIASFHMRDVSKYIKKSGDIYLFYLVTKARQEFLNGNFVQHEILLSEFYNLMDNRMEKYHDEYTISVSIYVDYNFLYGNPVDGREKLFENYRYLVSTGKTHTTAYSIYQYNLAWNLVEKGDYKLAEESFKQAEKIISKKFSQDHAFMLMVFGLKGWSLSKQEKYREAINYYDKAIKIAKENYLSDTEVHVVRLKFLKAKALVQLKKYEEAKTIFNAILYRCDENTVIYASLLAHLAYLYSIKGDDEQMISYMKQALQNRLSFYQKTLLYSNEQERVLFLKRTNDVGDIFNAIIYDKGEAITPEILNLYINFNIANKTILKYRSKISKKKLIALEKIKGEGAIFPYLEKLIQLRSQLSCLYFMSDEERIQQREHPIELKQRVVELEKSLLLASSEIEINDEESQIKNWHDIQNKLEESESFVEVIKVYDYNKKDVEYFATILIKNKSYPFIVRIGEEEDLLQLIEKSEDWYKETERQSRGIRINKPTGERAYASLWEPIQVKLDSLLPNHSTILFCPYGIYNKVNINTFQNPVTKKFLIQEEEIILMSTALELGDFKRENTFSKDDYAVLLGAPVFNNTSNNDDERGAPTLKGVGNIQVPITNLPGTEKEIKKIDEILVNKGWETEVYLNKKATEKNIKQLKRSPYILHVATHGFFLQSENVVTDYNLLRSGLFLSESSNLNDTLTLDYSEGIDGILSAFEVTGLNLDKTELVVLSACNTGVVSNEDDDGITSLQYAFSVAGAHTFITSLWNVDDIFTVKLMSKFYELWLLYGDKYKAFRDAQLQLLSEEPDPYYWGSFIMIE
- a CDS encoding CHAT domain-containing protein, yielding MTHTLRTIFLLLIVLLIPKSLKAEDFGNPFTMEAIQTLINKGELDLAKKNSWEWVEAMQAQHGEMSIHENIARFSLGRVCLERQEYGEALNHFQYSADILEETTGWLYPDYAISLNYLATCYIRLGQVEYPKKLLKEIKIIIDKTIGQNSINYAHYLMNWGMIYSYEGSFEKAEQYMLDAKRIAINMKYRRSFDKDFEEVDIHLSHLYSISFRHDQAIDLMQKTLSELDAKKRENSPNYSRCLLVLGDAYRLAGFYDKALESYKDAEFHVKKMVGTNHFAYAAVEERIGNLYAEISQFDKATPLLESASEIYKMDETEVVRYTSCLVILANVALKRGEYKLAEDYLNTIQQAVGEEEVKQNDAFQITTARLLIIKGEFVESELIFSQTLARMLDKNMTHTRFFLETNLDYVELLAYTGRTDKAENIINKGIKLLKRIDQDSTLNFAETLYCKGFTDRRKGATKEAISNLKSSNELIDFLNLDTSILKAYNSEELANIYSEQGKLDSANYYFGIAFSIFKEKVTAYDVHFIYTQISYANLLIKEQKYQDALDIFIELDEKVTTGTILDTMVNGGIAYTNALLGNWDKAEEMIISAIQARLKFYDNTMKYSSSQDKIKYLHQTGSLFDVFYDIMYMMGDNVTPLMLKNCYDIHLKFRSFFLVETRERNKHLYKYKDDRVAQGFPAYLSKMLSLRDGIAALNYMSVQQRKELGVDPYLLLDNINNLEKSLVLASNAYVNQQSDLIYKGWKDIKNVLKEGEVVIEIVKLRTSLGNTSRYIALVVDKNAEYPMYVPIGKSEQLENEAFSIYQRKSTPLGRNMVMVEAEEESSPYKIYWKPISNFLKTRKEKYNTIYFIADGIYNLINVNTLQNEMTEQYLIQEEYIKQLNGSTELLSSTRNQEMPRKKNAVLIGNPVFEENNLSENGTRATKSKGLKIQLDELPGTGEEIEISEKLLMKNNWKVEVFTREAATEELIKTLKTSPTVLHIATHGFFLNKMRYSVSNNPMLRSGLFFSEFIQTDTKSLNEIYNSGLDGILTAYEVAGLNLSNTELLILSACQSGVSEVTEGEGISGLQYAFSIAGVHSVVMSLWSVDDRATKELMTKFYEHWNVMGDRHKAFYQAQLDIMARYKRPYFWGAFVMIN
- a CDS encoding 4'-phosphopantetheinyl transferase family protein → MTDTKPYNLNTTTVDSIQGELALLDGDELKRYKRFISPIKKEEFLKARTFLKHILAKELGLKPKQISFSYTKNGKPFLSNIYGKKNYHFNISHSNGYLVVVTSQQPIGIDLEPISKLDEDKLKWFLSEQEINEIKSIQNEDARKIALFQLFTMKEAFIKATDKSYLLDNFSFWYVNGKWQLQIGEDNNWEFDLKTIGNEVAIAICYAGK